In Zingiber officinale cultivar Zhangliang chromosome 8B, Zo_v1.1, whole genome shotgun sequence, a single genomic region encodes these proteins:
- the LOC122017313 gene encoding origin of replication complex subunit 6-like: MDFSAIASRLRLSGSKTLIRKAKELRRLSDVQFDSSITGVVRYLCLPFLHDPSFLFTFNKLVLFEQGEVAKAIICLELAASRFDVVFDRQAAIKMSGMSEKAYMRSLNSMQNGIGFRPSLDVRQLGVQFGCVRLIPFVQKGLSLYKDRYVAAMPPSRRSTTDFNRPVFTAVAFYLCAKRHKLKVDKLRLIELCGTSQSEFSTVSTCMSDLCFDVFAISKEKKDTKPVKSHRELFDALPRKRRLDNHCDAPSHDSSEHDLSFNQRYKKIKKQSYENLKVSVISSNNS; this comes from the exons ATGGACTTCTCCGCCATTGCTTCCAGGCTCCGCCTCTCGGGCTCCAAGACCCTAATCCGCAAGGCTAAGGAGCTTCGCCGCCTCTCAGACGTGCAGTTCGATTCCTCCATCACCGGTGTTGTGAGATATTTGTGTCTTCCCTTCCTCCATGATCCCTCTTTCTTGTTCACATTTAATAAACTCGTACTGTTCGAACAGGGCGAGGTTGCCAAGGCCATCATCTGCTTGGAGCTTGCAGCATCGAG GTTTGACGTGGTGTTTGATCGGCAAGCCGCGATAAAGATGAGCGGGATGTCAGAAAAGGCTTACATGAGGTCGCTTAACTCCATGCAGAATGGAATAGGATTCAG GCCAAGTCTGGATGTTCGGCAGCTTGGCGTTCAGTTTGGTTGTGTTAGGCTCATCCCGTTTGTGCAGAAGGGATTGTCTCT CTACAAGGACCGATATGTGGCAGCAATGCCACCTTCCCGTCGATCCACCACTGATTTCAATCGTCCAGTATTTACAGCAGTTGCCTTCTATTTATGTGCTAAAAGACATAAG CTGAAGGTTGATAAGTTGAGGTTGATTGAGTTATGTGGCACTTCTCAATCTGAGTTTTCTACT GTTTCGACTTGTATGAGTGATCTCTGCTTCGATGTTTTTGcaatttcaaaagaaaagaaagatacTAAACCTGTGAAGAGTCATAGAG AGCTTTTTGATGCCTTGCCCAGAAAAAGGAGACTCGACAATCACTGTGATGccccttctcatgattcttctgaGCATGAT CTATCATTCAACCAGAGATACAAAAAGATAAAGAAGCAATCTTACGAGAACTTGAAGGTTTCAGTTATTTCCTCTAACAATTCTTGA